A genomic window from Silene latifolia isolate original U9 population chromosome Y, ASM4854445v1, whole genome shotgun sequence includes:
- the LOC141632608 gene encoding uncharacterized protein LOC141632608 produces the protein MIKFEKFSGTDLPKMEKRFEEADLGEFEMTDDDVDVGSFDVVACDVDHVPVDEESEKRKVVKLMKEDDERKAKRWITRRHNPENRRVFMEELCKYWSEFEILLEFEVEESEREKRSGVGASSDGACVPDVACSSDVACVPDAACSSDLVSNSDDELDPVTIRRGPVITRWFLGELSKYWPGFGATEED, from the coding sequence atgataaaatttgaaaaattttctGGTACTGACCTGCCTAAGATGGAGAAGAGGTTTGAAGAGGCTGATCTGGGTGAGTTTGAGATGACGGATGACGATGTTGATGTTGGATCATTTGATGTTGTTGCATGTGATGTTGATCATGTCCCTGTGGATGAGGAGAGCGAGAAGAGAAAGGTGGTTAAGTTGATGAAAGAAGATGATGAGAGGAAGGCAAAAAGGTGGATAACCAGGCGTCATAATCCAGAGAATAGAAGAGTGTTTATGGAGGAATTATGTAAATACTGGAGTGAGTTTGAAATTTTATTGGAGTTTGAGGTTGAGGAGAGTGAAAGGGAGAAGAGATCTGGTGTTGGTGCTTCGTCTGATGGTGCATGTGTTCCTGATGTTGCATGTTCGTCTGATGTTGCATGTGTTCCTGATGCTGCATGTTCTTCTGATCTTGTCTCTAATTCAGATGATGAATTAGATCCGGTGACCATAAGACGGGGCCCAGTGATTACAAGATGGTTTTTGGGGGAACTTTCCAAATATTGGCCTGGTTTTGGTGCCACAGAGGAAGATTAA